One window of the Dermacentor andersoni chromosome 10, qqDerAnde1_hic_scaffold, whole genome shotgun sequence genome contains the following:
- the LOC126544672 gene encoding uncharacterized protein has product MISQMEAVADALSERRFNLRNELRTLQDENVHLQGALAHERRKFQARNRGGPVLHGGRGIPLPPLLPPPLPPRRDSVALYSPTRAVLCSPMLTRYRPLSDSESSLIDLTNDGIASSASSSRVVASVVSGSGPSTTARRGRGVSRAWRGGSNTTGTMTGLRRSGGSTKRSRGSANRSRVRRPPRTSSNGCENNGCSHSPVIVAAPGGTLTISTQDSTPPPTSTPEAGRDVPDQNN; this is encoded by the exons ATGATATCTCAGATGGAAGCGGTGGCCGACGCGCTCAGCGAGAGGCGCTTCAACCTCAGGAACGAGCTGCGCACGCTGCAAGACGAGAACGTCCACCTCCAGGGGGCGCTGGCGCACGAGCGCCGCAAGTTCCAGGCGCGGAACCGCGGCGGCCCCGTCTTGCACGGAGGGAGAGGCATACCGCTTCCGCCTCTGCTGCCTCCTCCTCTCCCTCCGAGGCGCGATAGTGTCGCCCTCTACAGCCCGACGCGTGCGGTTTTATGCTCCCCGATGCTGACCAG GTACCGACCACTAAGCGACAGCGAGTCGTCCCTGATCGACTTGACGAATGACGGCATTGCGAGCAGCGCGTCTTCCAGCAGAGTGGTAGCCAGTGTGGTCAGCGGTTCCGGTCCATCGACAACCGCCAGAAGGGGGCGCGGGGTTTCCCGAGCTTGGCGGGGCGGAAGCAACACAACTGGCACCATGACAG GCTTGAGGCGGTCGGGCGGCTCCACGAAGAGAAGCCGCGGCTCCGCCAACAGGTCGAGGGTGCGCCGGCCACCGAGAACGTCGTCGAACGGTTGCGAAAACAACGGCTGCTCGCACTCGCCAGTCATCGTAGCTGCGCCGGGAGGCACACTGACGATAAGCACCCAGGACTCGACGCCACCGCCAACCTCCACGCCGGAAGCGGGACGGGACGTCCCAGATCAGAACAACTAG